TAGAGACCGGATTATTCAAATTGGATGGAGGAGCCATGTTCGGAGTGGTACCCAAATCCATCTGGCAGCGGAGCAATCCGGCCGATGCCAATAACATGTGTACCTGGGCGATGCGCTGTCTGCTTCTGGAAGATGGGGATAGATTGATGCTCTTCGACTGTGGTATCGGTGAGAAACAGGATGAGAAATTCCTCAGGCACTACTATCTCCATGGGGATGACACGCTGGATAAGAGCCTGGCAGCCAAGGGATTCCACCGGGACGATATCACAGATGTCTTCCTTACCCACCTGCATTTCGACCACTGTGGGGGTGCTATCGAGCGTGATGCGAACGGGAATTTCAGACCGGCCTTCAAGAATGCCACCTTCTGGAGCAATAAGCAACACTGGCAATGGGCCACAGAACCCAATCCGAGAGAACGTGCCTCTTTCCTAAAGGAGAACATCCTACCCATACAGGAGAGTGGGCAACTGAAATTCATCGATCGGGGCGAGGGGGATTTTCAGAAGGATGCCCTCTTTGGAATGGACATCCTTTTCGTGGATGGGCACACGGATAGTCAGATGATCCCACACATTTCCTACAAGGATCACACGGTGGTGTACATGGCCGACCTTCTACCTTCTACTGGTCACATCCCACTCCCCTTTGTCATGGGATACGATACCCGACCGCTGCTCACCTTGGATGAGAAAAAGAAGTTCTTGGACAAAGCGGCTGATGAGAATTTTGTCCTTCTTCTCGAGCATGATGCTCAACATGCCGTTTGTACGGTGAAGCATGGGGAGCGCAGGGTGGAAATGGATGAAGTATTTTCGGATTTCAACATTCTTTAAATTATCACTTCTATCTTGAACGCTCTGTTATTCATGGGAATTCCGCAGATGACTACGTATAATACCGAAGGACTTCTTATTCGCTGCTCATTATATTTGGACCAAAGTTCTATACGTATGAGGACCTTGACCATACTAACCTGCCTACTGACCACTATCTGTATCCAAGCCCAGATCAACGACTTCAACACAGAGAAATTCGAGATCACTGAAGATGGGGTCATGGTCCTCTCGATGGACAACGCTCCCGATGGAAGTGAATTGGCCTTATCCACCCACCGCGGTAAACTCCTCTTCTTGGATCCCGAGAGCTTCCAGCTGACCCGGGAGTTCGATATGTCAGGCTTTACAAATGGAGCCCGGATCAGTTATTCACCGGACGGGAAATACTTGATCATGAAGAAGATCCGATTGTCTGATTGGAATACCAACAAGGATAATAAACAACGTATCATCGTGGTGGATGCTCTGACCGGGAATAAAGTGGTCGATCATGATGCGGTCTACGATCTGGCGTTATCCCCCGATGGAGACACCTACGCAATACTGGATAAGGGCCATTTAAAGATCCGCTCGTTATCCCAAGGCAAAACACTGACGCAAGTACAGGATGAGCGTTTGCAGTCCTCGATCACCTTCGGCCCTGAAGGAGAACTTATATACGCGAGTAGGGGTTTTGAGAAATCGGACCTAAAGAAGGACCCTCGATTCAAGAAGAATCGCAAGGGAAGGAAGGCTTTTTCCAAGTTCCAACAGACCGTGGTCGGCTATGACGTGAATACGGGTGAGGAGCGTTTTATTTCCCCAGATAATATGGATGAGATCTACGATATGCGATGCAGCCGGAGAGGGGATTGCAT
This DNA window, taken from Flavobacteriales bacterium, encodes the following:
- a CDS encoding MBL fold metallo-hydrolase, whose amino-acid sequence is MQLHTIETGLFKLDGGAMFGVVPKSIWQRSNPADANNMCTWAMRCLLLEDGDRLMLFDCGIGEKQDEKFLRHYYLHGDDTLDKSLAAKGFHRDDITDVFLTHLHFDHCGGAIERDANGNFRPAFKNATFWSNKQHWQWATEPNPRERASFLKENILPIQESGQLKFIDRGEGDFQKDALFGMDILFVDGHTDSQMIPHISYKDHTVVYMADLLPSTGHIPLPFVMGYDTRPLLTLDEKKKFLDKAADENFVLLLEHDAQHAVCTVKHGERRVEMDEVFSDFNIL
- a CDS encoding WD40 repeat domain-containing protein; the protein is MTILTCLLTTICIQAQINDFNTEKFEITEDGVMVLSMDNAPDGSELALSTHRGKLLFLDPESFQLTREFDMSGFTNGARISYSPDGKYLIMKKIRLSDWNTNKDNKQRIIVVDALTGNKVVDHDAVYDLALSPDGDTYAILDKGHLKIRSLSQGKTLTQVQDERLQSSITFGPEGELIYASRGFEKSDLKKDPRFKKNRKGRKAFSKFQQTVVGYDVNTGEERFISPDNMDEIYDMRCSRRGDCILIYAKQDTRVNVVSTTNFILQMALSDGMLLREQFNSKLPDPDYKENLEQDII